From the genome of Pelobacter propionicus DSM 2379, one region includes:
- a CDS encoding methyl-accepting chemotaxis protein has translation MLNNLNIGAKLISGFVVVALIAGVLGLVGIRKIHQINAADKLLYEKITVPTAQLLTISTNFQKIRVNVLYILRSSVRSEKERLIEGIKGFQESIDKEAALFEKTILTEEGRKMFADFNRERANYYNLMDRLLQFSLADNVREVQALLDSGQFAKIAGEFSDTIDNLIDAKLAQAQKTSEENAATSAGATRLMTVVALAAVLLAVGMGVFISRAITRPIHEAVAVADALARGDLTISVVAKSRDETGQMMSSISNMVEKLKQVVGDVMGAASNVASGSQQLSATAQQLSQGATEQAASAEEISSSMEEMASGIRQNTDNAMQTEKIAVKSSVDTKEGGKAVTQTVAAMKEIATKIGIIEEIARQTNLLALNAAIEAARAGEHGKGFAVVASEVRKLAERSQAAAGEISGLSSRSVAIAEQAGEMLVQMVPDIQRTAELVQEISASSREQDSGAEQINKAIQQLDQVIQQNASASEQMASTSEELSSQAEQLSEAISFFKLDDMYARIPRQRNDRQTSRSQLALNNGRSNSVPAKRTNNGINLELGLECPDKIDDEFEKY, from the coding sequence ATGCTGAATAATTTGAACATTGGCGCCAAACTGATTTCCGGATTTGTTGTTGTTGCCCTCATTGCTGGGGTGCTCGGTCTTGTCGGCATCAGAAAGATCCACCAGATCAATGCCGCCGACAAATTGCTCTATGAGAAGATTACGGTTCCCACTGCCCAGTTGCTGACCATCTCGACCAATTTTCAGAAGATTCGCGTCAATGTGCTCTACATCCTTAGGAGCAGCGTCAGGAGTGAAAAGGAAAGGCTGATTGAGGGGATCAAAGGATTCCAGGAGAGTATCGACAAGGAGGCGGCTCTCTTCGAAAAGACCATCCTGACCGAAGAAGGCCGCAAGATGTTTGCCGACTTCAACAGGGAACGGGCGAACTACTACAACCTCATGGACCGTTTGCTGCAATTCTCCCTGGCCGACAATGTCAGGGAGGTCCAGGCACTGCTGGATTCGGGGCAGTTTGCAAAAATAGCCGGAGAATTCAGCGACACCATCGACAACCTGATTGATGCAAAGCTGGCGCAGGCCCAAAAGACATCCGAAGAAAACGCGGCCACATCCGCCGGTGCGACGCGTCTGATGACGGTAGTGGCTCTTGCCGCTGTGTTGCTGGCCGTCGGGATGGGTGTTTTTATCAGTCGTGCCATAACCAGACCCATACATGAGGCCGTGGCCGTGGCCGATGCCCTGGCCAGGGGAGACTTGACCATCTCTGTCGTTGCCAAATCCCGTGATGAAACCGGTCAGATGATGAGTTCTATCTCTAACATGGTAGAAAAACTCAAGCAGGTCGTGGGCGATGTCATGGGGGCGGCCAGTAACGTGGCTTCCGGCAGCCAGCAGCTTTCGGCAACAGCCCAACAGCTCTCCCAGGGGGCTACCGAACAGGCGGCCAGTGCCGAGGAGATCTCCTCCAGCATGGAAGAGATGGCATCCGGTATCCGACAGAACACCGATAATGCCATGCAGACCGAGAAGATAGCCGTCAAGAGCTCGGTGGACACCAAGGAAGGGGGCAAGGCGGTCACCCAGACCGTTGCAGCCATGAAGGAAATCGCCACCAAGATAGGCATCATCGAAGAAATCGCCCGTCAGACCAATCTGTTGGCGCTCAATGCCGCCATCGAGGCTGCCCGTGCCGGCGAACATGGCAAGGGTTTCGCCGTTGTCGCCTCTGAGGTCCGCAAGCTAGCCGAACGGAGCCAGGCTGCCGCCGGCGAGATATCCGGCCTCTCCAGCCGCAGTGTGGCCATTGCCGAGCAGGCTGGCGAGATGCTGGTCCAGATGGTTCCGGATATCCAGCGCACCGCCGAACTTGTGCAGGAAATCAGCGCCTCCAGCAGGGAGCAGGACAGTGGCGCCGAGCAGATCAACAAGGCTATTCAGCAGCTTGATCAGGTCATTCAGCAGAATGCGTCGGCCAGTGAGCAGATGGCTTCCACCTCGGAAGAACTCTCCAGCCAGGCCGAGCAGTTGAGCGAAGCAATTTCTTTTTTCAAGCTGGACGACATGTATGCCCGCATCCCTCGGCAGCGTAACGACAGGCAGACGAGTCGTAGCCAGCTTGCCCTTAACAATGGCCGGAGTAACTCCGTGCCCGCAAAACGTACCAACAACGGCATTAATCTGGAACTGGGATTGGAGTGTCCGGACAAGATTGATGATGAATTCGAGAAATACTAG